Genomic window (Gammaproteobacteria bacterium):
GCGGATAGAGGTCGGTGGCGGCGGCGCGGATGGCGAGCAGCACGCCCAGCGGCCGGGCAGCGTCGGCGCCCGCGCCGGATACCGTGGCGATCGGCAGGGCCTGCACCAGCACCGCCTGGTCCTCGGCATCGGTCATGAGCACGACCACCCGCTGGCCGGCCAGCGCCTGCTGCGCCACGGCCGCGTAGGTGTCGGCCAGCTCGAACAGCCCCGGTGTCGCCACCAGCGGCCTGAGGCGGCCATCGAGGAGCGCCAGCCCGGCGCTGCGCGGCTGCGGCATGTTGGCGGGCACGCGCGCGGCGCTGCCGGATCCGAACCCATCGCGGTCCGCCGCCGCCAGCAGCAGGTTGCGCAGGTAGCCGAGCGAGCCGGCCTCCGCGGCCGCGGGTCCTGCAGCGGGCTCGCCCGCACCGGCGGCCTGCCACAGGTAGAAGCGCAACGAGGCATTGGCGGCCAGTTCCTCGAGGTTGCGCCGGTCGGTGGCGAGCAGCCGCGCGATGGCATCCGCCTTGGTGTCGGCCACCAGGCCGAGCCGGGTCTCCCACTGCAGGAGGTCGCGCTGCTTCTCCTCGCCGATGTAGGCATTGATGAGGAAGGCACCGACACCGAGCAGCAGCGCCAGCAGGGCTGCGGCGGCGGCGACCGAGGCGCGCGGGCTGATCACCGGCGCGATCCGCCGGCCGGCGTGTGGATCCACCAGCCGTGCTCGTTGATGGAGTACACGGGCGCGTAGTGCACCACCTGCCGGTGCGGCAGCACGGCGCGCACCTGGTTGTCCAGCACCAGGATGTCATCGCTGCGGCCCACGGCCAGCACCGCGTGGGGCGCGCGCAGATTGGTGTCCTGGACGACGACGATGCGCAGGTCGCCATCCGGATAGCCGAGCCAGCGCAGGGAGAAGTACTTGGTGATGGCGTAGTCCTCGCAATCGCCGCCGTTGCCGAAGAACTCCCGGGGAATGGCCCAGTAGTCCTCGATGCCGTAGTTGTCGATGTCGAGGACGTAGTCCATCTCGTTGGCGTAGCGGTTGACCTCGCGCAGCTGCTCCGCGGCCGGCCGGCCGCGCAGGCCGCCGAGGAAGGCGAGCCAGCGGCCCATGTGGCAGCGGTTGATGCGCCGCTCGCCGCAGTCGCCGTCGCGCAGGTTGTCCTTCAGCTGGCGCTCCAGCGCCTGCAACCACTGCGGGAAGGCGGCGATGCCCTCCTGGGGCGCCTGGTGGTAGCCGAAGAGGTCCGGCGCGAAGGCGCGGGCCGGGCCGGCGATCAGGACCAGTGCCAGGACCGGGAGCGTCCGGGCCGCTGCCCGGCGGAACTGGGACATGTTCGATTGAGCCGCTGCGGGTGACACCGTAGTATCACGTAGTCTTCGACTCCATAACAACCAACTTTATGAAAAACCAGTCGAGCCGCCCGCTCCCCCGTCATCACCAGCTGCTGGCGTTGCTGGCACTGCTGCCGTTCATGCTGCCGGCAGGCGCTGCCGCGACCACCGACGACATCCAGGCCCGCTTCGACTCGGCCCTGCAAGCCATCGACAACGATCACCTGCTGACCGCGCGGCAGACCCTGCAGGACCTGCTGGCCGATAACCCGAGCCTCAACCGCGCGCGCCTGGAACTGGCCCGCGTCCACTACCTCACCGAGGATTTCCCCAGGGCCCGGGCCGAGGCGCAGCGTGTCCTCGACGACCCGACGACGCCGCCGCAGGTGCGGGCGACGGTGCTGGCCTTCCTCGCGCAGATCGACGCCGACGAGAAGCGCGTCACCCAGCGCCACCAGTGGCGGCCGTCGATCTACGCCGGGCTGATGTACGACTCCAACGTCAACATCGGGCCGAGCCGCGACATCATCGACATCGGCGGCACCCGCTACACGGTGCTGCCGGGCTCGCAGGAGACCGACGACTTCGCCTGGGTGGTCAACCCGGCCCTCTCCCACATCTACAACCCCAACCGCCATTTCCAGTCCGGGGAGCACACCGGCAGCTTCATCTGGCAGACCGACGCCAGTGCCTACTACCGCGGCTATTTCGATGAGCACGACTTCAACCTCGGCGTGCTGACGCTGCGTACCGGCCCGGCCTGGATCGTGCCGCGCCACTGGCGCGCCACGGTGGGCCTGCAGGCCGACCAGATCTGGCTCGGCGACGACAGCCTGGCGCTGTTCACCTCGCTGTACCCCGGCATCGTCTGGCAGCTCGGGGAGGACTGGGAGATCGGCCTCGACGCCGGCCTCACCCATCGCAACTACGATGACCATGCCGACAGCGGCCGCGACGGCTGGGACAAGAAGGCCAACGTCTCGGCCACCCGCTACTTCGACGGCCGCCGCTGGGCGCTGCAGGGCGGTGTCGGCTACCACGATTTCGACGCCGACGAGGACCGCTTCGGCTACCACGGCCCGGAGGTCTACCTGGGCGCCATCGCCCAGGCCTGGGACGGCGGCATGGTGTATGGCCGCATCGGCTACACGCTCTACGACTTCGACGGCACCGAGCCGCTGTTCAACACCGGCCGCGACGACGACGAGTGGCGCTACACGCTGGGGTTCCAGCACGACTTCCGCGAGGGTCTGCTCGGCGGCTGGGCGCTGCAGGGCAGCTGGATCTACACCGACAACCGCTCGGACGTGGACATCTACCAGTACGACCGCAACGTCGTCAGCCTCGGCCTCGCGCGGAGTTTCTGAAAACCACGCGATGCTTCGTTAACATATTGCCGGACACGCTTCACACCACGCCGATGACGGCGTGAACCCGCCGCGATTTTCCGGTA
Coding sequences:
- a CDS encoding transglutaminase-like cysteine peptidase, with translation MSQFRRAAARTLPVLALVLIAGPARAFAPDLFGYHQAPQEGIAAFPQWLQALERQLKDNLRDGDCGERRINRCHMGRWLAFLGGLRGRPAAEQLREVNRYANEMDYVLDIDNYGIEDYWAIPREFFGNGGDCEDYAITKYFSLRWLGYPDGDLRIVVVQDTNLRAPHAVLAVGRSDDILVLDNQVRAVLPHRQVVHYAPVYSINEHGWWIHTPAGGSRR
- a CDS encoding DUF560 domain-containing protein, which translates into the protein MKNQSSRPLPRHHQLLALLALLPFMLPAGAAATTDDIQARFDSALQAIDNDHLLTARQTLQDLLADNPSLNRARLELARVHYLTEDFPRARAEAQRVLDDPTTPPQVRATVLAFLAQIDADEKRVTQRHQWRPSIYAGLMYDSNVNIGPSRDIIDIGGTRYTVLPGSQETDDFAWVVNPALSHIYNPNRHFQSGEHTGSFIWQTDASAYYRGYFDEHDFNLGVLTLRTGPAWIVPRHWRATVGLQADQIWLGDDSLALFTSLYPGIVWQLGEDWEIGLDAGLTHRNYDDHADSGRDGWDKKANVSATRYFDGRRWALQGGVGYHDFDADEDRFGYHGPEVYLGAIAQAWDGGMVYGRIGYTLYDFDGTEPLFNTGRDDDEWRYTLGFQHDFREGLLGGWALQGSWIYTDNRSDVDIYQYDRNVVSLGLARSF